The following nucleotide sequence is from Candidatus Hydrogenedens sp..
CTATCACAAGAAGAAAAATTGCTATCCACAAGTATAAAGGAATACACCGATGACGGCTCGGAACCATGGCTCACAGATAATCAAACCGAATCAGGTATTGATTTACAAGGGCTTTCTGATTATTTCTCAGACACTGAAGAATTAAAACAACTTATAAATAAAACAAATCTTCCTCCCCATGTTTTAGAAAAAGCCAACTCTGAATTGAAACGATTAGAAAAACTACAAACATTTAGCCCTGAATCATCAACTATTCGAGAATATATAGAATGGTTATGCAGTCTTCCATGGGATAAACGAACAAAAGACCAAATGGACCTTAACCGTGCCAAAAAAATTTTGGATAAAAATCACTTTGGATTAGACAAAGTTAAAGACCGCATACTTGATTTTCTCGCTGTTCGAATATTAAGTGGAAACCTAACTAAAGGTCCTATTCTATGCTTTGTGGGACCTCCTGGTGTTGGGAAAACCTCCCTCGGCAATTCAATTGCATCAGCATTAGACCGCAAATTTATTCGTATGTCATTAGGAGGTATTCGTGACGAAGCAGAAATTCGAGGACATATGCGCACATACGTAGCATCTATGCCAGGCAGAATAATTCAGAATATAAAAAAGGCAAATGTAATAAACCCTGTTTTTGTATTAGATGAAGTTGATAAAATTGGGAACGATTTTCGTGGTGACCCTGCTTCCGCATTACTTGAAGTCTTAGACCCTGAACAAAACAAATATTTCATGGACCATTACCTCGATGTTGAGTTTGACTTATCAGAAATCTTTTTCATTGCCACTGCAAATTACGAATATGATATTCTTCCTCCTCTTTATGACCGTATGGAAATTATTAAAATTCCAGGCTATACTCCTAATGAAAAGTTTGAAATTGCCATAAAATATTTAATCCCGAAACAAATAAAAATAGCAGGATTACATAAAAAGGACCTTGTTTTTAAACCTGATACTATTCGCTATTTAATATCTAAATATACAGAAGAATCTGGGGTTCGTGAATTAGAACGTCAGATATCAGGAATCATAAGAAAAGTGGCTCGCTGGATTGTAACAAATGTAAAAAAGCCACCAATTATCCTCACACAAGAAGAAGTAGAAAACATTTTAGGACCACCTATATATTCACGTTCTCAAACAATAAAAAATCTAAGCAGTGGCGTTGCAGTAGGATTGGCTTGGACTCCATACGGTGGAATAGTTCAAATTATAGAGACAAGCATCATGAAAGGGAAGGGTAGCCTTCTTTGCACAGGTCAATTAGGTTCGGTTATGACAGAATCAGCACAAACTGCCTTAACATATATTCGTGCCAATGCCTCGCATTTTAAACTCTCCCCTGATTTTTATAAGCAATTAGATATTCATGTGCACGCACCTGAGGCTTCTATCCCAAAAGACGGTCCATCTGCTGGCATTACTATAGCAGTATCTATTTTGTCATCACTCTTAAAGCAATCCATAAAAGAAGGGGTAGCTATGACAGGTGAAATTACTCTTACAGGCAGAATATTGCCTGTAGGCGGAATCCGTGAAAAATTGCTTGCGGCGCACACCTTAGGTATTCGTGAAGTTATCCTTCCAAAAGAAAATGAAAAAGACATTAGAGAACTACCGAATGAAATCAAAAAAAGCCTAAAATTCATTTTCGTCGAGAACATGAAACAGGTGTTCGAGGTAGTCTTCCCGAAACAACTTGCATAACTATCTAACTAAGTTAAAAACCCATATTCCCTTTTATGTAAAACTATATAAAAATTGCTATAATTTATTTAATTTCTTTTTATTCCTTTGTTAATCATATTTATATTGGAGGTGTTTTTTATGTCTGAAGGCATATATAACCACATTAAGATAGAAAAAAAGTGGCAAAAATACTGGCTTGACAATAAAACATTTAAATCTGTTATTGATTATTCTAAACCTAAATACTATGTTTTAGACATGTTTCCTTATCCCAGTGGAGATGGGCTCCATGTAGGACATCCTGAAGGATACACTGCTACTGATATAGTGGCACGATATAAAAGAATGAAAGGGTTTAATGTATTACATCCGATGGGTTGGGATGCATTTGGTTTGCCTGCTGAAAGACATGCTGTGCGAACAGGAGAACATCCAGCAGTTGTAACAAAAAAGAATTGCGACACATTCCGTAGACAAATTCAGGCACTTGGCCTTTCTTATGATTGGGACCGTGAAATTAACACCACTGACCCCTCTTATTATAAATGGACACAATGGATATTCACTGTCTTATTTGAACGGGGACTTGCCTATGAAACCGAAGCCCCTGTGAACTGGTGCCCTGCTTTGGGAACTGTTTTAGCAAATGAAGAGGTTAAAGATGGCAAATACGTTGAAACAGGAGACCCCGTCGAAAAAAAACTGATGAGACAATGGATGCTAAAAATTACCGCTTATGCTGAGAGATTATTAGAAGACCTTAATGAATTAGACTGGCCACCTGGAATAATAGCCATGCAGAGAGAATGGATCGGGAAAAGTGAAGGAGCAGACGTAGACTTTGGTATCGATGGAACCAATATGAAATTTACAGTATTTACTACACGTCCTGATACCCTTTTTGGTGCTACCTATTGCGTACTGGCTCCAGAACATCCCTTCGTATTAGAAATAACAAAGCCCGAATATATGGCAGAAGTAAAAAAATATGTAGAACAATCTACAAAGAAAAGTGCCCAAGAACGGATGAAAGATGAGAAAGAAAAAACAGGTGTTTTTACGGGTGCCTATGCTATAAACCCAGTAAATAATGAAAAGATACCTATTTGGATTGCTGATTATGTATTAGCAGAATACGGTTACGGTGCAATTATGGCTGTACCTGCTCACGATACCCGTGACTACGAATTTGCAAGAAAATATAACCTTCCTATCATTGAGGTCGTTTCTGGCGGTGATATTTCAAAAGAAGCATACACAGGCGATGGAATTCTTGTCAATTCACCATTAATCAATGGGCTTACAGTCCCAGAAGCAAAGAAAAAAATCACAAAATGGTTAGAAGAAAAGGGTTTAGGTAAAGCAACAGTAAACTACAAACTTCGTGACTGGCTCTTTTCAAGACAAAGATATTGGGGAGAACCTTTCCCGATTATTCGACTTGCTGATGGAACAGTTAAAGTAGTTCCTCTTAAAGATTTACCTGTCCTCCTCCCTGAATTAGATAATTACAAACCAACAGAAACAGGAGAACCACCTCTTGCACGTGCCAAAGATTGGGTTCAAACTATTGACCCCGAAACAGGTCAACCTGCTACACGTGAAACAAACACCATGCCACAGTGGGCAGGTTCATGCTGGTATTTCCTCAGATTCGTTGACCCTCAAAATGATAAGGAAGCATGGTCAAAAGAAGCAGAACAATATTGGATGCCTGTTGACCTATATATTGGTGGTGCAGAACACGCAGTGTTGCACCTACTTTATTCACGTTTCTGGCATAAAGTACTCTACGATGCAGGTTATGTTTCTACTAAAGAGCCCTTTAAAAAACTCTTTAATCAAGGGATGATTCTTGCCTATTCATATCAGGATAAAAATGGAAAATACTACTATCCTCATCAGGTCGAACAAAGAGACGGTCAATGGTATGTTAAAGGCACAGATATACCTGTGGAAACAAAAATCGAGAAAATGAGCAAGTCCCGCTACAATGTGGTAAATCCAGATGAAGTTATTGAAAAATACGGTGCGGATGCTATGCGAATGTATGAAATGTTTATGGGACCTTTAGATAGAGACAAACCATGGACAGATGAAGGAATTCAAGGTGTTTATAGGTTTCTACGAAGAATTTGGACACTTTTCGTCGATGATAACGGGAATATTTCCACACGATTTGTTTCTTCTGGCGGTGACCCTACTATCGAAAAAGAACTGCACAAAACAATCAAGGCTGTATCTGAAGACATTGAAAACCTCCAATTCAACACCGCTATCGCTAAAATGATGGAATTTGCAAATTCCGCAAACAAAACAGAGAAAATTGATAAACATATTGGTGAAAAATTTATACTTATTCTCTCACCATTTGCCCCTCATATCGCTGAGGAAATATGGCAAAAGTTAGGACATAATCAGACATTAGCATACGAACCCTGGCCCGAATATGACGAAAACCTTATCAAAGAAGATACTATAGAAATACCCATTCAGGTAAATGGAAAATTAAGAGGGAAAATTACAATATCTGTAAATTCGAGCGACAAAGAAATTCTGGAACAAGCCCGTAAAGAGGAAAAGATATTGCCTCATTTAACAGGCAAACAAATAGTTAAAGAGATATATGTTCCAGGAAAATTAATAAATTTTGTGGTTAAAGGATAGCTCAAAGGACATTTTGACGTGCTCACTTCCTTTACAAAAAAACTAACTATTATCATAATCCCTTTTATTATATTTACTCTATCTTCCTTTTTATCATACGGAGAAAAAATTTCTTATTCAGATGTTTATAACGTGAAAGAATTAGGTGCAAAAGGTGATGGGATTACTGACGATACAGAGGCCATTCAAAATGCTCTAAATGTGGCTGGTGAAAAAAATGGAGGAATAGTGTTCTTACCTGTTGGTTCATATCTCATTAAAGGGAATTTGATTATACCTGAAAATGTAACCCTTGAAGGGATATGGCGTGCTCCTTTCCGTGGAGAACCAACAAAAGCAGGTAGCGTTTTACTTGCTGTTGCTGGTAAAGGAGAAGCCGATGGAACACCTTTTATTCGGGTTAATACAAGTTCTATATTGAAAGGTTTTGCGGTTTTTTATCCCGAACAAACAAAAACAGACCCACCTATCCCCTACCCATGGACAATACAATGTAATGGCTCTGCCGATGATGTTTCTCTATTAGATTTAACACTTATCAATCCATATAAAGCCATTGATTTCGGAACATTTCCAGCAGGTAGACATAAAATAAAAAATATACATGCATATCCCCTATACCGTGGCCTTTACATCAATCAATGTTATGATGTAGGTAGAATCGAAGATATTCATTTTTGGCCATTCTGGGATTTAAATCCAAATAGCCCTCTCTGGAAATTTACTCAAAGAGAAGGAATTGCCTTTATTATAGGCAAAACCGATGGAGAAATGGGCTATAACCTTTTTAGTATCTTTTACTCAATTGGTATGCAATTCATTGCTGGACCTATATACGATGAAAATAGAAATATAACAAAATATTTACCTGGAAGTGGGACATATACCCATTGTTATATGGATATTACTCCATGTGCTATAAAAGTAGAGAATGCAATGGAAAATGCAGGCATAACCTTTCTAAACTCATCTTTTATGGCAAAGGTTGTAGTAAGTCCCTCTAATCGAGGTCCCGTTAAATTTGTTGGCTGTGGTTTCTGGGGTACAAAAGACTTAGATTATCAAGTTCTCACCGAAGGACACGGAAGTGTTACCTTTGATGCCTGTCATTTCAGTGGTTGGGACCGTATCTCTAAAGGATTTCCATGTATCAGCGCTAATAATCGCTATCTAATCATATCTAATTGCGAATTTATTGGAACCTCTATTGAAAAACCTATTATTCAATTAGGACCCAGAATCCGTTCAGGAATTATTAATTCTAATATAAGTCATGGTAATTTTGAAATCACAAATAACACATTAAAATCTGCCAACATTATCATTAGAGACAATGTAGGAACACCGAAAACTAATTTTGTATTAGATTGGACATTGTTAGGTCCTTTCCCAAACCCACCGATAGATACATCAACCAATCCCGAAATTTCTCGTGAAGGCTTCAATAAAGACTATTTAGAAGTTTTAGGTGGAGAAGAAAAAGCAGAAATACCAATAAATACAGATATAAATAAACTTAAAAAAATATATAACGATATTAAAATTGTTCCTTTCAATTCATCAAAAAATAAATCTACGAAGGTTAAACTTCATGAAATATTTGGTTTAGAACCAGGTATTGTTTATGCTTTCACGTATATTTATTCAAAAGAAAAACAAAATGCACTGTTTGAATTAGGTATGAATGATGGTGGAAAAGTGTTTTTGAATGGAAAAGAGGTCTATTCACGATTCACTAAAGAAGGTATGACGTGTGAATCTGGAACAGATTCTTTTACATCGGATTTAATGAATGGTTATAATACCCTTCTTTTGAAAATTGAAAATTTAGGTGGAAAGTGGGAATTTATATTAGAAATTTACCCAGACATAGAAGAAACAATACAAATAACAACACAAAAATATATAAACAATTAATCATAAATACATAATACTATGCTTTTTAATTCTGTTCATTTTGCGATATTCTTTCCTATTGTAGTTACCCTCTACTTTCTATTACCTCATAAATTCCGTTGGATTTTATTGCTTATCGCAAGTTACTACTTTTACATGGCCTGGATACCCATTTATGTCTTATTATTGTTTGCCTCAACTATTGTGGATTATATTAGTGGGCTATTATTGGGAAAAACCGAAACTGAATATAAACGAAAATTAATCCTTTTATGTAGTCTTATTGTAAATTTGGGAATACTTTTTACATTCAAGTACTATAATTTCTTTATGGACAGCATCGAAAAATTGTCCATTTCTCTAAATATCCCTATAAATATGCATTACTCTTCCCTTCTGCTACCGATTGGTATCTCTTTTTATACATTCCAGACTTTAGCATATACAATTGATGTCTATAAACGTAAAATAAAACCTGAAAAACATTTTGGTATTTTTGCCCTCTATGTTACTTTTTTTCCTCAGTTAGTGGCTGGTCCGATTGAAAGAGCGGATACATTAATCCCACAACTTAAACAATCTCACGATTTTAATATAAAACGTGTAAGTGATGGCTTAAAATTGATGGCATGGGGACTTTTCAAAAAAGTTGTAGTGGCAGACAGATTAGGTATGATGTCCGCTTATGTCTTTGCTAATCCACAATCGCATCAAGGACCAGGACTCCTTTTTGCAATGATTTTTTCCAGTTGGCAAATATATTGTGATTTTTCTGGTTACTCTGACATTGCAGTAGGGTCAGCAAAAATATTGGGAATTAATCTCATACAAAATTTCGAGCGACCTTATTTTTCTCGTTCTTTCCCTGAACTATGGAGGAGATGGCATATTTCCCTAATGAACTGGTTTAGAGATTATGTCTTTTACCCTTTGGGAGGTAGTCGATATGGCACTCTTAATACATGTAGAAATTTAATCATTGTTTTTACTCTAAGTGGTTTATG
It contains:
- a CDS encoding MBOAT family O-acyltransferase, translating into MDSIEKLSISLNIPINMHYSSLLLPIGISFYTFQTLAYTIDVYKRKIKPEKHFGIFALYVTFFPQLVAGPIERADTLIPQLKQSHDFNIKRVSDGLKLMAWGLFKKVVVADRLGMMSAYVFANPQSHQGPGLLFAMIFSSWQIYCDFSGYSDIAVGSAKILGINLIQNFERPYFSRSFPELWRRWHISLMNWFRDYVFYPLGGSRYGTLNTCRNLIIVFTLSGLWHGANWTYIFWGFLMGVCLVLSLLTRDIRKIIIEKIGLTHFPKIHQGIQMLMTYSIFLFFGVPFRAEKIGDVFYIWSHLLTGWTNPTRGLDFDDFVVSLGMPTEQEFNTAIVSLLFLIVVEAFQSYGISLREKLEQRNMVLRWTCYYIFLFLIAFYGVWNSSPFIYFQF
- a CDS encoding glycosyl hydrolase family 28-related protein, with protein sequence MKELGAKGDGITDDTEAIQNALNVAGEKNGGIVFLPVGSYLIKGNLIIPENVTLEGIWRAPFRGEPTKAGSVLLAVAGKGEADGTPFIRVNTSSILKGFAVFYPEQTKTDPPIPYPWTIQCNGSADDVSLLDLTLINPYKAIDFGTFPAGRHKIKNIHAYPLYRGLYINQCYDVGRIEDIHFWPFWDLNPNSPLWKFTQREGIAFIIGKTDGEMGYNLFSIFYSIGMQFIAGPIYDENRNITKYLPGSGTYTHCYMDITPCAIKVENAMENAGITFLNSSFMAKVVVSPSNRGPVKFVGCGFWGTKDLDYQVLTEGHGSVTFDACHFSGWDRISKGFPCISANNRYLIISNCEFIGTSIEKPIIQLGPRIRSGIINSNISHGNFEITNNTLKSANIIIRDNVGTPKTNFVLDWTLLGPFPNPPIDTSTNPEISREGFNKDYLEVLGGEEKAEIPINTDINKLKKIYNDIKIVPFNSSKNKSTKVKLHEIFGLEPGIVYAFTYIYSKEKQNALFELGMNDGGKVFLNGKEVYSRFTKEGMTCESGTDSFTSDLMNGYNTLLLKIENLGGKWEFILEIYPDIEETIQITTQKYINN
- the leuS gene encoding leucine--tRNA ligase, translated to MSEGIYNHIKIEKKWQKYWLDNKTFKSVIDYSKPKYYVLDMFPYPSGDGLHVGHPEGYTATDIVARYKRMKGFNVLHPMGWDAFGLPAERHAVRTGEHPAVVTKKNCDTFRRQIQALGLSYDWDREINTTDPSYYKWTQWIFTVLFERGLAYETEAPVNWCPALGTVLANEEVKDGKYVETGDPVEKKLMRQWMLKITAYAERLLEDLNELDWPPGIIAMQREWIGKSEGADVDFGIDGTNMKFTVFTTRPDTLFGATYCVLAPEHPFVLEITKPEYMAEVKKYVEQSTKKSAQERMKDEKEKTGVFTGAYAINPVNNEKIPIWIADYVLAEYGYGAIMAVPAHDTRDYEFARKYNLPIIEVVSGGDISKEAYTGDGILVNSPLINGLTVPEAKKKITKWLEEKGLGKATVNYKLRDWLFSRQRYWGEPFPIIRLADGTVKVVPLKDLPVLLPELDNYKPTETGEPPLARAKDWVQTIDPETGQPATRETNTMPQWAGSCWYFLRFVDPQNDKEAWSKEAEQYWMPVDLYIGGAEHAVLHLLYSRFWHKVLYDAGYVSTKEPFKKLFNQGMILAYSYQDKNGKYYYPHQVEQRDGQWYVKGTDIPVETKIEKMSKSRYNVVNPDEVIEKYGADAMRMYEMFMGPLDRDKPWTDEGIQGVYRFLRRIWTLFVDDNGNISTRFVSSGGDPTIEKELHKTIKAVSEDIENLQFNTAIAKMMEFANSANKTEKIDKHIGEKFILILSPFAPHIAEEIWQKLGHNQTLAYEPWPEYDENLIKEDTIEIPIQVNGKLRGKITISVNSSDKEILEQARKEEKILPHLTGKQIVKEIYVPGKLINFVVKG
- the lon gene encoding endopeptidase La: MKSKKQKSKSTIINANRIFELPVLPVHDIVLFPKTTTPLLVSRETSVCAIEESIRSSELIFIVLSKEKADDTKEKEAYHNTGVIAQIQQTLALPNGILKIFVETLSRGHIKEWKQFEPFISAKIEQISLEFPQQNLNRNKELRALRSLILKEFKTYITENTKIPIEVLNTLRECESYEDFSNIICTHLHIHTLERQNLLETLSLTSLLKKIAKYLIRENRLSQEEKLLSTSIKEYTDDGSEPWLTDNQTESGIDLQGLSDYFSDTEELKQLINKTNLPPHVLEKANSELKRLEKLQTFSPESSTIREYIEWLCSLPWDKRTKDQMDLNRAKKILDKNHFGLDKVKDRILDFLAVRILSGNLTKGPILCFVGPPGVGKTSLGNSIASALDRKFIRMSLGGIRDEAEIRGHMRTYVASMPGRIIQNIKKANVINPVFVLDEVDKIGNDFRGDPASALLEVLDPEQNKYFMDHYLDVEFDLSEIFFIATANYEYDILPPLYDRMEIIKIPGYTPNEKFEIAIKYLIPKQIKIAGLHKKDLVFKPDTIRYLISKYTEESGVRELERQISGIIRKVARWIVTNVKKPPIILTQEEVENILGPPIYSRSQTIKNLSSGVAVGLAWTPYGGIVQIIETSIMKGKGSLLCTGQLGSVMTESAQTALTYIRANASHFKLSPDFYKQLDIHVHAPEASIPKDGPSAGITIAVSILSSLLKQSIKEGVAMTGEITLTGRILPVGGIREKLLAAHTLGIREVILPKENEKDIRELPNEIKKSLKFIFVENMKQVFEVVFPKQLA